Proteins from a single region of Engystomops pustulosus chromosome 5, aEngPut4.maternal, whole genome shotgun sequence:
- the LOC140132619 gene encoding E3 ubiquitin-protein ligase RNF31-like gives MRNTRFQALIQRCWLFLRCKKTDNEETVSTSDVSVKVEDVEQEQLKQIMYEELSNKGLWSEEDIWEAVSVNPDYDSAVKYLSHECQICCEKFSFSKFVHMTHCSCSFCKNCFTQHFSSVIKEKSIFHVKCPICKKPDLENKEESMEFFNYLDIQIKQNLDQGTHELFQCKLRDRALMKMPNFRWCSHCPSGILHEGNTLEMQCPDCNKSTCFQCKEQWDDMHLDLTCEQFKTLRMEEENQNPTTCPTKNEIVCPSCKYRFDLWKGGCLHFTCTQCEHEFCGGCKQPFHQSSECDFSEDCGNKGLHAHHRRDCFYYLRDWDVERLQKLLQHNKIQYDFKTKSDTNNEPKSLLKSLQASNNTLNKGDNTSSSTEEKEYLVEVINTNNLDPLDLFTEEEMIIELQRWKVTIPENCDGEKYLQTLQEKIKADIPLGF, from the exons caagaacAGTTGAAACAAATAATGTATGAAGAATTATCTAACAAAGGTTTGTGGAGTGAGGAAGATATATGGGAAGCTGTTTCTGTCAATCCAGATTACGATTCTGCCGTAAAGTACTTGTCACATGAATGTCAGATCTGCTGTGAGAAATTCTCATTTTCAAAG TTTGTGCACATGACACACTGCAGTTGCTCCTTCTGCAAAAACTGTTTCACCCAACATTTCTCCTCGGTTATTAAGGAGAAAAGTATCTTCCATgtgaagtgtcctatctgcaaaaaGCCTGATCTAGAGAATAAGGAGGAATCTATGGAGTTTTTCAACTATTTGGATATACAG atcAAACAGAATCTTGATCAAGGAACACATGAGTTGTTTCAATGTAAATTGAGAGATAGAGCGCTAATGAAGATGCCCAATTTCCGGTGGTGCAGTCAT TGTCCATCTGGTATTTTACATGAAGGAAACACATTAGAAATGCAATGTCCAGACTGTAATAAGAGCACGTGTTTCCAGTGCAAAGAACAA TGGGATGATATGCATTTAGATTTGACTTGTGAGCAATTCAAAACGTTGAGGATGGAAGAGGAGAACCAGAACCCAACTACGTGCCCTACCAAGAACGAAATCG TATGTCCATCTTGCAAATATCGGTTTGACTTGTGGAAAGGCGGATGTTTGCACTTTACGTGCACGCAGTGTGAACATGAATTTTGTGGAGGATGCAAACAACCGTTTCATCAAAGCTCT GAATGTGATTTCTCAGAAGACTGCGGTAACAAGGGGCTGCACGCTCATCACAGACGGGATTGTTTCTATTACTTGAGAGATTGGGATGTGGAAAGACTGCAGAAACTGCTTCAG CACAACAAGATACAGTACGACTTTAAGACGAAGAGCGACACCAACAATGAGCCTAAAA GTTTATTGAAATCTCTGCAAGCTTCAAATAATACACTGAATAAGGGAGATAATACTTCCAGCAG TACAGAAGAAAAGGAATACTTGGTAGAGGTAATAAATACCAACAACCTAGATCCACTTGACCTCTTTACAGAAGAAGAGATGATAATAGAGCTTCAACGTTGGAAAGTAACAATTCCAGAAAACTGTGATGGGGAAAAATatctacagacactacaggag AAAATAAAGGCAGATATTCCCCTTGGATTTTAA